In Pelodictyon luteolum DSM 273, the genomic stretch ATTGGTCTCAGGCGTCCCTGCTTTTCTCTTTTGGTCTCACCATTGCCTGCCGTGTACCCCGGGAGTGCAGTAAGGGAGCTGAGGGTTAGCGCATGTCAATGATCCGCAATGAAGACCTCATGGAGAATGAGGCTTCTCCGGGACATGTCCATCAAATGAAAGCGTAAAAAAGGCTTCCTGCGGCGCACCCCGAAGGCTGAGCTTTGGCGTGTTGACGAATCCGAACGGACGGTAGTACCCGGGATGCCCGACAAGGCAGCACCCTTCGGCATGCATGGCCTTCAGCCTTCTCCAGGCCCTCTGTTATGAGGGCTTTTCCTATACCCTGCCGCTGGTATTCCGGCAGCACCGAAACGGGTCCCAGTCCATACCAGCTGGGGGTGCCCTCTGAGATTCCCAGGGGAGAAAAGGCGATATGGCCGATCACCCGGCCATCAGCTTCTGCGACAAGTGAGAGGGTGAGGGCTTTCGAGCGGCGAAGTTCCGCTATGATGAACTGCTCGGTATGATTGCTGATCTCCAGGCTCTTGAATGCCTCAAGAGTAACCTCTGCAACTATGCATCCCTGCCTGAAGGATGTCTGACTCCTCGTAAAGCGCCAAATCGTTTTGTTTACCAATCAGGGCACCGGGACTGTGCCGGCACAGCCATTTACAGAGTATTCATCACTGTTCCTGTTTGCTGAGTGTCGGAGCTAATGTCGGGGTTGGCTTTGCAGTACTCTGCTGGCAGCATGACCCAGCCGATGCATGGCATAAAAAAAGCCCCGGCGGCTTCCGGAACGGATTTCGTATCCGTCAGTCACTAGTGTCCGGTTATAAATCGAATAAAGACAGCTGAACGAGCGAACCTTGTGATTTCCCTGGTATCGCTTGACGCACTGACGAAACTGATGCTGCGGTAGGTGCTCAAGCAGCTGAGCAAAGACCGTTTTTCCTGTGTACATCGATCATTCCTTGTTGACGGATTATGGAATGATCGAAGATAGCTGGCGATTTCAAGTCGGT encodes the following:
- a CDS encoding DUF4372 domain-containing protein translates to MYTGKTVFAQLLEHLPQHQFRQCVKRYQGNHKVRSFSCLYSIYNRTLVTDGYEIRSGSRRGFFYAMHRLGHAASRVLQSQPRH